One genomic segment of Chelmon rostratus isolate fCheRos1 chromosome 22, fCheRos1.pri, whole genome shotgun sequence includes these proteins:
- the camk1da gene encoding calcium/calmodulin-dependent protein kinase type 1D, producing the protein MARENGDTGRGETWKKQVDDIKKIFDFKEVLGTGAFSEVVLAQERLTGRMFAVKCIPKKALKGKESSIENEIAVLRKIKHENIVALEDIYESPDHLYLIMQLVSGGELFDRIVEKGFYTEKDASTLIRQVLDAVNYLHKMGIVHRDLKPENLLYFNPQDESKIMISDFGLSKMEGSGDVMSTACGTPGYVAPEVLAQKPYSKAVDCWSIGVIAYILLCGYPPFYDENDSKLFEQILKADYEFDAPYWDDISDSAKDFISSLMEKDPTKRFTCEQALRHPWIAGDTALCKNIHESVSRQIRKNFAKSKWRQAFNATAVVRHMRRLQLGSSMGSSMDASNPPTRPSQTQKPAQAGQNQPAQSANTGQAAQSQSANAAASKASSVDNNIAAPRKECVTAPVTPCSLASAASSPTAGAELNRPHPSAVPAPVLTETK; encoded by the exons AGGAGCGTTTTCCGAGGTGGTCCTGGCTCAGGAGAGGCTGACCGGCCGGATGTTTGCGGTGAAGTGCATCCCTAAAAAAGCTCTGAAGGGGAAGGAGAGCAGCATCGAGAACGAGATCGCCGTGCTGAGGAA gATCAAGCATGAGAACATCGTGGCACTGGAGGACATCTACGAGAGTCCTGACCACCTCTACCTGATAATGCAGCT GGTGTCCGGCGGCGAGCTGTTCGACCGAATCGTTGAAAAAGGTTTCTACACGGAGAAGGATGCGAGCACGCTGATCCGACAAGTCCTGGACGCTGTGAACTACCTGCACAAGATGGGCATCGTACACCGAGACCTGAAG CCGGAGAACTTGCTGTACTTTAATCCTCAAGACGAGTCAAAAATCATGATCAGCGACTTTGGTCTTTCCAAGATGGAGGGCAGCGGTGACGTCATGTCCACTGCCTGCGGCACGCCGGGATATGTGG CTCCGGAGGTTCTTGCCCAGAAGCCGTACAGTAAGGCTGTGGACTGCTGGTCCATTGGAGTGATCGCCTACATCCT gctgtgtgGTTACCCTCCGTTCTACGACGAAAACGACTCCAAGCTGTTCGAACAGATCCTGAAGGCCGACTACGAGTTTGACGCACCGTACTGGGACGACATATCGGACTCAG ccAAGGATTTCATCAGCAGCCTGATGGAAAAAGATCCAACCAAGCGCTTCACCTGTGAACAGGCACTCAGACACCCCtg GATCGCCGGGGATACAGCACTCTGCAAGAACATCCATGAGTCAGTCAGCCGGCAGATCAGAAAGAACTTCGCCAAGAGCAAATGGAGG CAAGCATTTAATGCCACCGCCGTGGTCCGGCACATGAGGCGGCTGCAGCTTGGCAGCAGCATGGGGAGCAGCATGGACGCCTCCAACCCGCCGACCAGGCCGAGCCAGACGCAGAAGCCGGCCCAGGCGGGCCAGAACCAGCCGGCTCAGAGCGCGAACACCGGCCAGGCGGCGCAGAGCCAGAGCGCCAATGCGGCCGCCAGCAAAGCCTCATCAGTAGATAACAACATAGCAGCTCCTCGCAAGGAAT GTGTAACTGCGCCCGTCACACCCTGCAGTCTGGCGTCCGCAGCTTCTTCTCCCACCGCGGGCGCAGAGCTGAACCGGCCACATCCCTCCGCAGTTCCCGCGCCGGTGCTCACGGAGACCAAGTGA